A genomic region of Aquila chrysaetos chrysaetos unplaced genomic scaffold, bAquChr1.4, whole genome shotgun sequence contains the following coding sequences:
- the LOC115338391 gene encoding queuine tRNA-ribosyltransferase catalytic subunit 1-like, with amino-acid sequence MAAPRAVGPGPAPLLRITAECGRSRARVGELRLPHGPVPCPVFMPVGTRGTAKGVTAAQLAALGCRICLGNTYHLGTRPGPELVQRAGGLHGFMDWPHNLLTDSGGFQMVSLVELSEVTEEGVRFRSPYGGEEILLSPEKSIEIQNALGADIMMQLDDVVSSTTTGPRVEEAMHRSVRWLDRCIAANRRPEQQKLFAIIQGGLDPALRTKCLEEMTRRDVPGFAIGGLSGGEEKDRFWKMVKLSTDRLPRDKPRYLMGVGYATDLVVCVALGCDMFDCVFPTRTARFGSALVPWGSLQLKNKQFAKDFRPIDENCDCPTCQRHSRAYLHALIRSETAALHHLTIHNIAYQLNLMGSIRESILAQRFPEFVREFLSTMYGARERVPAWVVEALATVGITLD; translated from the exons ATGGCGGCGCCCAGGGCGgtggggccgggcccggcgccgCTGCTGCGGATAACGGCGGAGTGCGGGCGGAGCCGGGCGCGGGTCGGCGAGCTGCGGCTGCCACACGGCCCCGTTCCCTGCCCCGTTTTCATGCCCGTGGGTACCCGCGGTACAGCCAAAGGCGTCACGGCCGCCCAGCTCGCCGCCCTCGGCTGCCGCATCTGCCTCGGCAACACCTACCACCTGGGCACGCGGCCG GGCCCGGAGCTGGTGCAGCGTGCCGGTGGTCTCCACGGCTTCATGGACTGGCCCCACAACCTGCTGACG gACAGCGGGGGCTTCCAGATGGTCTCGCTGGTGGAGCTGTCGGAGGTGACGGAGGAGGGGGTCCGCTTCCGCTCCCCCTACGGCGGGGAGGAGATCCTGCTCAGCCCCGAGAAGTCCATCGAGATCCAGAACGCCCTGG GCGCCGACATCATGATGCAGCTGGACGACGTGGTGAGCAGCACCACGACGGGGCCGCGGGTCGAGGAGGCCATGCACAG gtccgTCCGCTGGCTCGACCGCTGCATCGCCGCCAACCGCCGCCCCGAGCAGCAGAAGCTCTTCGCCATCATCCAGGGGGGGCTGGATCCGGCCCTGCGCACCAAGTGCCTGGAAG agATGACCCGTCGCGACGTCCCCGGCTTCGCCATCGGGGGCCTGAGCGGGGGCGAGGAGAAGGACCGCTTCTGGAAGATGGTGAAGCTCAGCACCGACCGCCTGCCGCGGGACAAGCCCCGATACCTGATGGGTGTGGG CTACGCCACCGACCTGGTGGTCTGCGTCGCTCTGGGCTGCGACATGTTCGACTGCGTCTTCCCCACCCGGACGGCA cgTTTCGGCTCGGCGCTGGTCCCCTGGGGTTCGCTGcagctgaagaacaaacaaTTCGCCAAAGATTTCCGTCCCATCGACGAGAACTGCGACTGCCCCACGTGCCAGcg GCACAGCCGCGCGTACCTGCACGCCCTGATCCGCAGCGAGACGGCCGCCCTGCACCACCTCACCATCCACAACATCGCCTAccag CTGAACCTGATGGGCTCCATCCGGGAGAGCATCCTGGCCCAGCGCTTCCCCGAATTCGTCCGGGAGTTCCTGAGCACCATGTACGGGGCGCGGGAGCGGGTCCCCGCCTGGGTGGTCGAGGCTTTGGCCACCGTCGGCATCACCCTGGACTga